A genome region from Candidatus Tanganyikabacteria bacterium includes the following:
- the uraH gene encoding hydroxyisourate hydrolase, with the protein MSSPITTHVLDTARGRPAPGVGVVLYRLQGEVWREVGRGETDADGRNRELLSGAREAGTYRIAFDTAGYFERIGVARYFFPVVEIVFILDEPEQHYHVPLLISPFGFSTYRGS; encoded by the coding sequence ATGAGCAGTCCCATCACGACCCATGTCCTGGATACCGCCCGCGGGCGCCCCGCGCCCGGCGTGGGCGTGGTCCTGTACCGCCTGCAAGGCGAAGTTTGGCGCGAGGTCGGCCGGGGCGAGACCGACGCCGACGGCCGCAACCGGGAGTTGCTTTCAGGTGCCCGGGAGGCCGGGACCTACCGCATCGCGTTCGACACCGCCGGCTACTTCGAGCGGATCGGCGTGGCGCGGTACTTCTTCCCGGTCGTCGAGATAGTGTTCATCCTCGACGAACCGGAGCAGCACTACCACGTGCCGCTGCTGATCTCGCCGTTCGGCTTCTCGACCTACCGGGGTAGCTGA